In Clostridia bacterium, the genomic window AAGCATACCTGCTTTCCTAAGCAGCAGCTTGGAATCATAAGCCTTTGTAATTTCTTCGCAGACCACAGCATCCTTACCGCTTCTGCCGGCTGCTTCAAAGTTTAAGAATACACCTTTCCTATCCAATATAGGCTTGTTGATTTTATTCATCCTGTCAAGGGCTTTTTGGATGCACGCTGCCTTCCGGAAGAATTTTTCATTGTCTCCCCTGTTCCCCCAATCCCTCAGGCGCTTTATCGTGTCCTCCATCTTTTTTATTCTCTTCTGCTGGTCTTGATAGTTGTCGAATTCTACAAGGAGTCTTCTCTCCTTTTCTTTGACATAATACGTATAATTCCCTTCGTAGCTTTCGCACTCCCCGTCTTCCACCTCAATTATTCTGCCTACTGCCCTGTCGAGGAAATACCTGTCATGGGATATTATCAGCACAGTGCCTTTATAATCCCTGATAAAGCCTTCCAGCCACTCGATCGAATCTGTATCAAGATGGTTGGTTGGCTCATCCAGAAGCAGCAGCTCAGGCTGGGATATCAATATACGGGCAAATAATATCCTGGTCTTTTCTCCTCCGCTTAAGTCCTCAAAATGCATGCTGTACATGCCCCTCGGTATCTGAAGTCCAGTTGTCACCATGTCCACACGGCTCTCAATACTATAGCCATCCATGCCTTCATATTGAGCAGTCAGCTTTCCATATCTGGCTACCAATTCCTCAAGCAAACTATCGTCCTTCTCAAAAGACATCCTCTTTTCCAGTTCGGTCATCTGAGCTCTGAGCTCCATCACTTCCTCCACACCGCCCTGAAGCACGTCGTATACGCTGCTTCCTTCAAACCCACCGGGAACCTGCTCCAAGTAACCGATCTTAATGCCCTTCTTTAATGCCAGCATACCCTTCTCATATTTCTCGGTACCTGCTATGAGCCTGAATAATGTGGTTTTACCACAGCCGTTTCTTCCTACAATTGCAGCCTTTTCTCCTTCGTTTATCTCAAATGTGACGCTGTGCAACACCTTGTTGGCAGCATAATATTTTTCTATTTCCTTCATTGATAATGCTATCATCTTATATCTCTCCTTAATCTTACATATTGCGAAAAAATAAAGCCATGAACAAATAAAATCTGCTCATGGCTCTTCATAATCCGTTGAAATTAGTATGTTCCATGCAAAGACTCGTACTTGCTTAGTTGACTTATTCTATTAAAAATGGGCAGACTTATCCCGTTAAACTGGTTTACATATGCTCTTCCAGTTACTACAAAGGAATTCAAAAGTCTTTCTTTCCTGTCAACCAAGTAGTATATATTCAATCTTTGCACCACCTTTCCGATAGCATTCTTTACATAATCATTTTATTATTGCATGCAATAATTGTCAATCACTTAGTTACTGAAGGATTGTTATATTAATACTTCTCTGATTACTCTTTCAGCGTTCTTATATGATATTTTGTCTATTTCCCCTGCAGTAAAGCCCGCTTTTTTCAGTTCGTCAAATAGTTTGCCCATACAGCCAATATCTTTTATTGCCGTCAGTGGGCTGGTGCCATCAAAATCAGTACCTATAGCTATTACGTCTATGCCTGCCACATTTCTCATATGACTTATTTGATTTGTCATAGCTTCCACGGTGCCCTCATTCCCAAGGAAAATAGGCTCCAAATTTATACCTGTTACCCCGCCTTTTTCAGCCAGAACTCTCAGCATGTCGTCTGCCAGATTCCTGGAGTGGCCTTCTACAGCTCTGGCGTTTGAATGAGAGGCAACAAAGGGTTTACTGGACAGCTTTGCAACATCGTAAAAGCCCTTGTCCGAAAGATGAGCTACATCTATAATCATACCCAGCCTGTTCATCTCGGCCACTACCTCTTCTCCAAAGGGAGTAAGCCCTTTATCCTTATGCTTCCATTCGAAGTTCGGATAACCTATGCAGTTGGGATAATTCCATGTAAGTGTAATAAGCCTTACCCCTAGCCTATGAAGGTTCCTGAGGTTCTGAAGCTTTCCTTCTATTGCTCCGCCCTCTTCAACAGTTAGAAAAGCCGATATCCTTCCCTCCGACCTGTTCTTTTCCATATCTGCGATGTTTCCTGCAAATGCGATATCAGCACTGTTTTCCTCTATTTCATTATAGAAATTGTCTATCATGTCCAGGCACCTGTCCATAGGCTCGAAATCCTTGTCCAAGTCTACATACATTGCAAAAAACTGTGCAAGGGAACCCGCTTTCTTAAGCTTTTGTACATCTATGCAGAGATCGTTCTTCTGTAATTTAATCTCACCATTTGAATCTATGCATCTTAAAATGGTATCACAGTGCAAATCAATCAGTTTCATAGTATTCTCCTAACATAATGTGGTATATTAGTGTCACAATGTCATTTTAACAGATATATAGATATTTTTGAATAATAATGGAAATATTCTATTTTAAATTTTCTCTTTTTGATATCATA contains:
- the abc-f gene encoding ABC-F type ribosomal protection protein; translation: MIALSMKEIEKYYAANKVLHSVTFEINEGEKAAIVGRNGCGKTTLFRLIAGTEKYEKGMLALKKGIKIGYLEQVPGGFEGSSVYDVLQGGVEEVMELRAQMTELEKRMSFEKDDSLLEELVARYGKLTAQYEGMDGYSIESRVDMVTTGLQIPRGMYSMHFEDLSGGEKTRILFARILISQPELLLLDEPTNHLDTDSIEWLEGFIRDYKGTVLIISHDRYFLDRAVGRIIEVEDGECESYEGNYTYYVKEKERRLLVEFDNYQDQQKRIKKMEDTIKRLRDWGNRGDNEKFFRKAACIQKALDRMNKINKPILDRKGVFLNFEAAGRSGKDAVVCEEITKAYDSKLLLRKAGMLVRFGERVGLIGPNGSGKSTLIKMIMGHENPEGGSVRTGSNVKIGYLEQSIGFADESRTILEEFKESLNLTEGEARGRLARFLFFKDSVFKRLSGLSGGEKTRLKLAELMYSDINLLILDEPTNHLDIDTREALEAALEDYEGTIVFISHDRYFINRLADRLYSIENHALIEYCGNYDYFKDKRPKEIKHEEKKKDIKPAASEKKPRQKADSDRNKLEQVEGVIASLEEEIKSIKEAMGDVEKAADYVFLQEMGAKLADKESALEDTYEIWQELAQRV
- a CDS encoding dipeptidase, whose protein sequence is MKLIDLHCDTILRCIDSNGEIKLQKNDLCIDVQKLKKAGSLAQFFAMYVDLDKDFEPMDRCLDMIDNFYNEIEENSADIAFAGNIADMEKNRSEGRISAFLTVEEGGAIEGKLQNLRNLHRLGVRLITLTWNYPNCIGYPNFEWKHKDKGLTPFGEEVVAEMNRLGMIIDVAHLSDKGFYDVAKLSSKPFVASHSNARAVEGHSRNLADDMLRVLAEKGGVTGINLEPIFLGNEGTVEAMTNQISHMRNVAGIDVIAIGTDFDGTSPLTAIKDIGCMGKLFDELKKAGFTAGEIDKISYKNAERVIREVLI